A single region of the Vicia villosa cultivar HV-30 ecotype Madison, WI linkage group LG4, Vvil1.0, whole genome shotgun sequence genome encodes:
- the LOC131595250 gene encoding two-component response regulator ARR2-like, with protein MKLINDKLPMPSSTSTSSSRLADLVSDQFPAGLRVLVVDDDPTCLMILERMLRFCLYQVTKCKRAEVALSLLRENKNGFDIVLSDVHMPDMDGFKLLEHIGLEMDLPVIMMSADDGKNVVMKGVKHGACDYLIKPVRIEALKNIWQHVVRKRKNQWKDLKQCGGGLDDGDRQQKVSGDGDYSSSANEGKSSRKRRDEEDEADERDDCSTMKKPRVVWSIELHQQFMAVVNQVGLDKAVPKKIMEMMNVPGLTRENVASHLQKYRLYLRRLSGVSQHQSNLNNPFMSPQESIFASTSLNGIDVQTLSPAGQLSNQSLAKLQAAGLFSSENSKLRFGEGHLQNMSSNKPMNFLHGIPTNMEPKQFANLHQSVQPFGSTNTVNASATPRGPWLMQMAQSQPRRQMLNENTNSHATRFPSSFVQPTGPIGVSNGFVGNVIADTSNITYAYNSVAQGNVDASPSNLGHCSFSSIQHAGQNRDGSLIGKSLISTGDGMSQGNLQNVGQHLNTLLVENSSRVKSERIPNPSFGINPFSEQFGQEDLMSAFLNQHQGVGPVESEFDFDGYSLDNIPVYNRSC; from the exons ATGAAACTCATCAACGACAAACTTCCCATGCCAAGTTCTACTTCTACTTCATCATCAAGACTCGCCGACCTTGTCTCCGACCAGTTTCCGGCGGGTCTCCGGGTGCTTGTTGTGGATGATGACCCTACCTGTCTCATGATCCTTGAGAGGATGCTCCGGTTTTGCTTATACCAAG TTACCAAATGTAAGAGGGCTGAGGTTGCATTATCACTTCTTAGAGAGAATAAAAATGGGTTTGACATTGTTTTAAGTGATGTGCATATGCCTGACATGGATGGGTTCAAGCTTTTAGAACATATTGGATTGGAGATGGATCTTCCTGTTATTA TGATGTCGGCGGATGATGGAAAAAATGTGGTAATGAAAGGTGTGAAACATGGTGCTTGTGATTATTTGATCAAGCCGGTGCGGATTGAGGCTTTGAAGAATATATGGCAGCATGTGGTTAGGAAGAGAAAGAATCAGTGGAAGGATCTGAAGCAATGTGGTGGTGGGTTAGATGATGGAGATCGACAACAAAAGGTGTCTGGTGATGGTGATTACTCATCTTCTGCAAATGAGGGGAAGAGCTCGAGGAAGAGGAGGGATGAGGAAGATGAAGCAGATGAGAGGGATGATTGTTCCACGATGAAGAAGCCGCGAGTTGTTTGGTCTATTGAGCTGCATCAACAGTTCATGGCTGTTGTGAATCAAGTGGGATTAGATA AGGCTGTTCCTAAAAAGATTATGGAAATGATGAATGTTCCTGGGCTCACTAGAGAAAACGTTGCTAGCCATCTTCAG AAATACCGTTTGTATCTTCGAAGGTTGAGTGGAGTTTCGCAACATCAGAGTAACTTGAACAACCCCTTCATGAGTCCACAAGAGTCAATATTTGCGTCAACGTCATTAAATGGAATTGATGTTCAAACTCTTTCACCCGCTGGCCAGCTCTCAAATCAAAGTCTAGCCAAGCTTCAAGCAGCTGGACTTTTCAGTTCCGAGAACTCAAAACTAAGATTTGGAGAAGGGCATCTGCAAAATATGAGCAGCAATAAACCAATGAACTTTCTTCACGGAATCCCTACCAACATGGAGCCAAAGCAGTTTGCCAATTTGCACCAGTCTGTTCAACCATTTGGCAGCACGAATACAGTCAATGCTTCTGCTACCCCAAGAGGCCCGTGGTTGATGCAGATGGCTCAGTCTCAACCTAGACGTCAGATGCTAAACGAGAATACCAATTCTCATGCTACAAGGTTTCCGTCATCTTTCGTGCAGCCTACAGGACCAATCGGAGTTTCTAATGGTTTTGTAGGAAATGTGATCGCTGATACAAGCAACATAACTTACGCCTATAATTCAGTTGCTCAAGGTAACGTTGACGCATCACCTTCGAATTTAGGCCATTGCAGTTTTTCCTCTATCCAACATGCCGGACAAAATAGAGACGGTAGTTTGATCGGAAAATCATTGATCTCTACTGGTGATGGTATGAGTCAAGGTAATCTCCAAAATGTTGGTCAACACCTCAATACACTTCTTGTTGAAAATTCATCAAGGGTTAAAAGTGAAAGAATTCCTAACCCAAGCTTCGGGATTAACCCTTTCTCTGAGCAATTCGGCCAAGAGGATCTCATGAGTGCATTTCTCAATCAG CACCAAGGCGTTGGTCCCGTCGAAAGTGAGTTTGACTTCGATGGATATTCCCTAGATAACATTCCGGTCTATAACAGATCCTGTTAG
- the LOC131595251 gene encoding COBRA-like protein 7, with the protein MASNFCSHRCFFFIVVVLSILATTPSTSQQQTSDSCNGIFISYTYTGGKKLTPNLTNSASQPSRFESTLTVLNNGLQELKSWKVFVGFQHGEWLVSASNAVLVDGRSFPGAVGNGTVLAGSSVTDLKTAAATAGDLTQMQVKVDMVGTVVGVAPPGVPMPSTINLANDGFICGNSSSGNNETHVCCTSDPNYKTKIITDEKFLPRQNGDLTIMYDVIKAYDSNYLAEVTLSNHNPLGRLDGWKLSWNWTNDEFIHTMKGAHPSIIDSSNCVFGSQGEYYKELDFANVMSCEKRPTIMDLPPTRFNDSQIGKIPFCCRNGTLLPPNMDPSMSISRFQMQVYKMPPHLNRSNLTPPQNWEIKGSIINPDYKCGGPIRFSPSQFQNPTGLPSNISSIASWQVVCNITKSLKSDSPKCCVSFSAFYNESVIPCNTCACGCHSNQKRTCSVSKPAMWLPSKALLVPFENRSEMAHDWASMQKLQVPNPIPCGDNCGVSINWHVNTDYEKGWTARITIFNWGETNFADWFAAVQMDKGAIGFEEMYSFNGGLLERLNTTIFMQGKKGLNFLVAEANGSNPRKDPRVPGKQQSVISFRKEKNDEINVVGGDGFPSKVFFNGEECSLPSVFPSNGLRNELSVYTILILILLSIILMQQW; encoded by the exons ATGGCCTCGAACTTTTGTAGCCATCGTTGCTTCTTCTTCATCGTCGTGGTTTTATCAATCTTGGCCACAACTCCGTCAACGTCTCAGCAGCAAACGTCTGATTCATGCAACGGAATATTCATATCATACACATACACCGGAGGCAAAAAGCTTACACCGAACCTGACGAACTCAGCATCCCAACCATCCCGATTTGAGTCGACACTGACAGTGCTCAACAACGGGCTCCAAGAGCTGAAGTCTTGGAAG GTGTTTGTCGGGTTTCAGCACGGAGAATGGTTGGTCTCTGCATCAAATGCGGTGCTCGTGGACGGGAGGAGCTTCCCCGGGGCAGTTGGAAACGGCACCGTTTTAGCAGGGTCATCTGTAACAGATTTGAAGACAGCAGCTGCGACTGCAGGGGACTTAACTCAGATGCAGGTTAAGGTAGATATGGTGGGGACAGTGGTGGGAGTTGCACCACCCGGCGTGCCAATGCCGTCTACCATAAACCTTGCTAATGATGGATTCATTTGTGGTAACTCTTCTTCAGGGAACAATGAAACTCATGTATGTTGCACAAGTGATCCCAATTACAAGACAAAAATCATCACAGATGAAAAATTTCTACCTAGACAGAATGGTGATCTTACCATAATGTATGATGTGATCAAAGCATACGATTCCAATTACTTGGCAGAGGTAACACTTTCAAACCACAACCCTCTCGGCCGTCTCGACGGTTGGAAATTAAGCTGGAATTGGACAAATGATGAATTCATACACACAATGAAAGGTGCTCATCCATCAATTATAGATTCTTCTAACTGTGTTTTTGGCTCACAAGGTGAATATTACAAGGAACTTGATTTTGCAAATGTAATGAGTTGTGAAAAAAGACCAACAATAATGGATCTACCTCCAACAAGGTTCAATGATTCACAAATTGGTAAGATACCATTTTGTTGTAGAAATGGTACTTTGTTACCACCAAATATGGACCCTAGCATGTCGATTTCAAGGTTCCAAATGCAAGTTTATAAAATGCCGCCACATCTCAATCGGTCAAACCTTACACCACCACAAAATTGGGAGATTAAAGGTTCTATAATCAACCCTGATTACAAATGCGGCGGCCCGATTAGGTTTAGTCCTAGTCAGTTTCAAAATCCAACAGGGTTACCTTCAAACATATCTTCAATTGCAAGTTGGCAAGTTGTGTGCAACATAACAAAGTCATTGAAAAGTGATTCTCCAAAATGCTGTGTCTCGTTTTCAGCTTTTTATAATGAATCAGTTATTCCTTGTAACACATGTGCATGTGGATGTCATAGTAATCAAAAGAGAACATGTAGTGTTAGTAAACCAGCTATGTGGCTTCCATCAAAAGCACTTCTTGTACCATTTGAGAATAGAAGTGAAATGGCACATGATTGGGCTAGTATGCAAAAACTACAAGTACCTAACCCTATTCCATGTGGTGATAACTGTGGTGTGAGCATAAATTGGCATGTAAATACAGATTATGAAAAAGGTTGGACCGCAAGGATCACGATTTTTAACTGGGGTGAGACGAATTTCGCCGATTGGTTTGCTGCGGTTCAGATGGACAAAGGTGCAATCGGTTTTGAGGAAATGTATTCATTCAATGGAGGCTTGTTAGAGAGATTAAACACTACAATATTCATGCAAGGTAAGAAAGGACTGAACTTTCTTGTAGCAGAAGCAAATGGGTCGAACCCTCGAAAAGATCCGAGGGTTCCGGGGAAACAGCAGTCAGTAATCTCATTCAGAAaggaaaaaaatgatgaaatcaaTGTAGTAGGTGGTGATGGTTTTCCTAGTAAAGTTTTCTTCAATGGAGAGGAATGCTCTCTTCCATCAGTGTTTCCAAGCAATGGTTTGAGGAATGAACTTTCTGTATATACTATTCTGATCCTAATATTGTTGTCAATCATCTTGATGCAACAATGGTGA